One part of the Candidatus Eisenbacteria bacterium genome encodes these proteins:
- a CDS encoding GWxTD domain-containing protein, producing MKQQPEHGKERGGRCQALPLRVWVALALAAMLATGTGGVAAPAFSEPAAPGGEVSEDPREEETPPLPLPRFSEGDLLFIADAAAFPSADSLPRVEFYLRIPNDQLKFEWTGALWVSRVQVELDLYPLRGGAALRWSRESHMAAADSEAAGTAQLRQVLEWDTPLAPGDYVAEVSVTDLQAPKKTLLGMIRRDHRSGTARGLLRVRAFSADSLELSDLEFAESFAAPDSSVFRKPRVTVYPNPARRYGLSGTDLPVFVAGRLPRGRTGEELRVIWEVFDGRTGDRRVLWADTLHAAPNFDRAQVLRLGALPAGRYRLRLTANPATGASRRVEGTFDMAWSQGSLLEVDVRELAEKAELLFQDVELDHFEEMTPGEQEAYWNEYWTRRRAGPEGALGDPLAEFESRLVVAGRSFGGNLRGYFTDRGRVFVKYGHPDEIRQRVMPVGGESLSDLGSDLALGEDSNRGRVLENKGARGRGDTRSYEIWDYDLHGRMIFGTRARQARHGSHMRFIFVDETGTGDYVLKYSSE from the coding sequence GTGAAGCAGCAGCCGGAGCACGGAAAAGAGCGCGGGGGGCGGTGCCAGGCACTGCCCCTTCGCGTTTGGGTGGCGCTGGCGCTGGCGGCGATGCTGGCGACGGGAACGGGTGGTGTGGCCGCTCCCGCCTTCTCGGAGCCGGCCGCGCCAGGCGGGGAGGTCTCAGAAGACCCCCGCGAGGAAGAAACCCCGCCGCTGCCCCTGCCACGCTTCTCCGAGGGCGACCTGCTCTTCATCGCCGACGCCGCGGCCTTTCCCTCCGCCGACTCGCTGCCGCGCGTCGAGTTCTACCTGCGCATTCCCAACGACCAGTTGAAGTTCGAGTGGACGGGCGCCCTCTGGGTGAGCCGGGTGCAGGTGGAGCTCGACCTGTACCCTCTCCGGGGGGGGGCGGCGCTGCGCTGGTCGCGCGAGTCGCACATGGCGGCTGCCGACTCCGAGGCCGCCGGCACCGCCCAGCTGCGGCAGGTGCTGGAATGGGACACCCCGCTGGCTCCCGGCGACTACGTGGCCGAGGTCAGCGTAACCGACCTGCAGGCCCCCAAGAAGACGCTGCTGGGGATGATCCGCCGCGACCACCGCTCGGGAACCGCCCGGGGCCTGTTGCGGGTGCGCGCGTTCTCGGCGGACTCGCTGGAGCTCTCGGACCTCGAGTTCGCCGAGTCCTTCGCGGCTCCCGACTCCAGCGTCTTCCGCAAGCCGCGCGTGACGGTCTATCCCAACCCGGCGAGGCGCTACGGTCTCTCGGGCACCGACCTGCCGGTCTTCGTGGCCGGCCGCCTGCCGCGCGGCCGGACCGGGGAGGAGCTGCGCGTGATCTGGGAGGTGTTCGACGGGCGAACCGGCGATCGGCGCGTCCTGTGGGCCGACACCCTGCACGCCGCCCCGAACTTCGACCGCGCGCAGGTGCTGCGCCTGGGCGCCCTGCCCGCGGGGCGCTACCGGCTGAGACTCACCGCCAACCCGGCGACCGGCGCCTCCCGTCGCGTGGAGGGCACCTTCGACATGGCCTGGTCGCAGGGCTCGCTGCTGGAAGTGGACGTGCGGGAACTGGCGGAGAAGGCGGAGCTGCTCTTCCAGGACGTGGAACTGGACCACTTCGAGGAGATGACGCCCGGGGAGCAGGAGGCCTACTGGAACGAGTACTGGACCCGCCGGCGCGCGGGGCCCGAGGGGGCGCTCGGCGACCCGCTGGCGGAGTTCGAGTCCCGCCTGGTGGTGGCGGGGCGCTCCTTCGGGGGCAACCTGAGAGGCTACTTCACCGACCGGGGACGGGTGTTCGTGAAGTACGGCCACCCCGACGAGATCCGCCAGCGGGTCATGCCGGTGGGAGGCGAATCGCTCTCCGACCTGGGCTCCGACCTGGCCCTGGGCGAGGACAGCAACCGCGGCCGGGTGCTCGAGAACAAGGGCGCGCGGGGCCGGGGGGACACCCGCTCCTACGAAATCTGGGACTACGATCTCCACGGCCGCATGATCTTCGGCACGCGCGCCCGGCAGGCCCGCCACGGCAGCCACATGCGGTTCATCTTCGTGGACGAGACCGGCACGGGCGACTACGTGCTCAAGTACAGCTCCGAGTGA
- a CDS encoding PorV/PorQ family protein, giving the protein MKRTIAVLLLIALPFGAARAAEIFEKVGTYDATFLKIGVGARAAGMGDAFVAVADDGSASYWNAAGVAHVARTELMFNHNSWVGGLLVDQFAYVFSIKGIPGNWSLDARSLSMDRQEETEPYHPEGTGRTFDAGYAAFGLTYSRFFTDKFSAGVSARLVTAGLAESEWRTVTFDVGSLYDVGLGGIRIGMVIQNIGGNVKYSHGAEVADIDVRTSKMPTMFRVGVSARPLGQDNSKLLTAMEFSHPPDNREHLNVGAEYQFNNYLFLRGGYKFGYDSENWAGGVGVRFPVSAKTKAQVDYAYANMQTLGAAHRVSLKFDF; this is encoded by the coding sequence GTGAAACGTACTATTGCGGTTCTGCTGCTGATCGCCTTGCCGTTCGGCGCGGCCCGGGCGGCCGAGATCTTCGAGAAGGTCGGCACGTACGACGCCACCTTCCTGAAGATCGGCGTCGGGGCCCGCGCGGCGGGCATGGGCGACGCGTTCGTCGCAGTGGCCGACGACGGCTCCGCCTCCTATTGGAACGCGGCGGGCGTGGCCCACGTGGCCCGGACGGAGCTGATGTTCAACCACAACAGCTGGGTCGGCGGGCTGCTGGTGGACCAGTTCGCCTACGTGTTCAGCATCAAGGGCATCCCGGGCAACTGGTCGCTGGACGCCCGCTCGCTGAGCATGGACCGCCAGGAGGAGACCGAGCCCTATCACCCGGAGGGCACCGGCCGCACCTTTGACGCGGGCTACGCGGCGTTTGGCCTGACCTACAGTCGCTTCTTCACCGACAAGTTCTCCGCCGGCGTGAGTGCGCGGCTGGTGACGGCGGGGCTGGCCGAGAGCGAGTGGCGCACCGTGACCTTCGACGTCGGTTCACTGTACGACGTGGGCCTGGGCGGCATTCGCATCGGGATGGTGATCCAGAACATCGGCGGCAACGTGAAGTACAGCCACGGCGCCGAGGTGGCGGACATCGACGTGCGCACCAGCAAGATGCCCACCATGTTCCGCGTGGGCGTATCCGCCCGCCCGCTGGGCCAGGACAACTCGAAGCTGCTCACGGCGATGGAGTTCTCGCACCCGCCGGACAACCGCGAGCACCTGAACGTGGGCGCGGAGTACCAGTTCAACAACTACCTGTTCCTGCGCGGCGGCTACAAGTTCGGGTACGACTCCGAGAACTGGGCCGGCGGCGTGGGCGTGCGCTTCCCCGTCAGCGCGAAGACCAAGGCCCAGGTGGACTACGCCTACGCGAACATGCAGACGCTGGGCGCGGCGCACCGGGTCTCGCTGAAGTTCGACTTCTAG